Proteins encoded in a region of the Haloarcula sp. CBA1129 genome:
- a CDS encoding MFS transporter, which produces MCGTVIHLPAADTNHSVNANDRAITALVMLAHGLVHTYEMAVPIFVVIWLTEFDLINLGIAQFDVTTATVGVIVTLGYGLFGAGALPGGIVVDRIGSRRLITGCLLGMGGSYILLGLAPSMVVIALALVLWGLSASVYHPAGLSLISKGVEQRGTGLAYHGVAGNLGIGLGPLVAAVLLLVAEWRTVALVLGVPALLAAVYASRASFDETAAVTAATDGGSKASSGIDSLGEFLTESKHLLTGTFLLVFVVVMCSGLYYRGILTFLPELLRDLPGFEPIPIETLLPSSVLSVLGIEAGTGQTLKPQDYFYAGLLLIGVLGQYAGGKLSDRIPVEYGIAGSFLVLATLAVLFVPVSGMGLGPLAVLGALLGIALFVVQPMYQAAVAEYTPAGTRGLSYGYTYLGVFGVGALGGGLAGSILAFANATALFGTLAGIALVAVLAGTVLARRS; this is translated from the coding sequence ATGTGCGGAACCGTCATACACTTGCCGGCGGCCGACACGAACCACAGTGTGAACGCGAACGACCGAGCGATCACCGCACTGGTCATGCTCGCACACGGGCTGGTCCACACCTACGAGATGGCGGTCCCGATCTTCGTCGTCATCTGGCTCACCGAGTTCGACCTCATCAACCTCGGTATCGCCCAGTTCGACGTGACGACGGCGACCGTCGGTGTCATCGTGACGCTGGGCTATGGCCTGTTCGGGGCCGGCGCGCTTCCGGGCGGTATCGTCGTCGACCGTATCGGCTCCCGGCGGCTCATCACGGGCTGTCTGCTCGGCATGGGCGGGTCGTACATCCTGCTGGGACTGGCCCCGAGTATGGTCGTCATCGCACTGGCGCTGGTCCTCTGGGGGCTCTCGGCCAGCGTGTATCATCCGGCCGGGCTCTCGCTCATCAGCAAGGGCGTCGAACAGCGCGGGACCGGGCTGGCCTACCACGGTGTCGCCGGCAACCTCGGCATCGGCCTCGGCCCGCTTGTCGCCGCGGTTCTCCTGCTGGTCGCCGAGTGGCGGACGGTCGCGCTCGTCCTCGGGGTTCCTGCGTTGCTTGCCGCCGTCTACGCTTCGCGAGCGAGCTTCGACGAGACGGCGGCGGTGACGGCCGCGACGGACGGCGGGTCAAAAGCCAGCAGCGGTATCGACTCGCTCGGGGAGTTTCTCACGGAGAGCAAGCACTTGCTGACCGGGACCTTCCTGCTCGTGTTCGTCGTCGTCATGTGCTCGGGACTGTACTACCGCGGCATCCTCACCTTTCTCCCGGAACTCCTGCGGGACCTGCCGGGCTTTGAGCCCATTCCGATAGAGACGCTGTTGCCCTCCAGTGTCCTGTCTGTGCTGGGTATCGAGGCTGGGACGGGGCAGACGCTCAAGCCGCAGGACTACTTCTACGCCGGCCTGTTGCTCATCGGCGTTCTCGGCCAGTATGCCGGCGGCAAACTGAGCGACCGGATTCCAGTCGAGTACGGCATCGCCGGGTCGTTTCTGGTGCTCGCCACGCTCGCCGTCCTGTTCGTTCCGGTGTCGGGCATGGGACTCGGTCCGCTGGCGGTGCTGGGCGCGCTGCTGGGCATCGCCCTTTTCGTCGTCCAGCCGATGTATCAGGCCGCAGTCGCGGAGTACACGCCCGCCGGAACGCGCGGCCTGTCGTACGGCTACACGTATCTGGGTGTGTTCGGCGTGGGTGCGCTTGGCGGTGGTCTTGCGGGGTCGATTCTGGCCTTTGCGAACGCGACGGCGCTGTTCGGAACGCTCGCTGGTATCGCACTCGTCGCCGTCCTTGCGGGGACTGTCCTCGCGCGGCGTTCGTGA
- the meaB gene encoding methylmalonyl Co-A mutase-associated GTPase MeaB, protein MSDLVADLLAGKHSALARVITQIENRSPGYREVISDLHQHTGTADVIGVTGSPGAGKSTLVDKVAATYREQGLTVGVIAIDPSSPFSGGAVLGDRIRMASNAGDMDMFFRSMSARGSLGGLSTATTDAVTALDAFGKDKIIVETVGAGQNEVDIVRTADTVAVLVPPGSGDDVQMLKAGILEIGDVFVVNKADLDGADRTVQQLREMLQGRSGRPDSGHHGATELGGDHGDAHAGDSDDGDDEPETWDPPIVETVANRGEGVEDFLDVLADHGEYLDRTGRREGQARERFAAEIRTLLREDANELLVDELDRRGGIEQYVDAVIERHTDPYTVVDEVLTPLRECVDEQRDES, encoded by the coding sequence ATGAGCGATCTCGTCGCTGACCTGCTCGCGGGCAAGCACAGCGCCCTCGCCAGAGTCATCACACAGATAGAGAACCGCTCGCCGGGGTATCGCGAGGTGATCTCCGACCTCCACCAGCACACCGGGACGGCCGACGTTATCGGCGTTACCGGGAGTCCCGGCGCAGGGAAGTCCACGCTGGTCGACAAGGTAGCGGCGACCTACCGAGAGCAGGGCCTGACCGTCGGCGTCATCGCTATCGACCCGTCTTCGCCGTTTTCGGGCGGTGCGGTGCTCGGCGACCGGATACGGATGGCGTCGAACGCGGGCGACATGGACATGTTCTTCCGGTCGATGTCCGCCCGTGGCTCGCTGGGCGGGCTGTCGACGGCGACGACCGACGCCGTGACCGCACTGGACGCCTTCGGCAAGGACAAGATCATCGTCGAGACAGTCGGCGCGGGCCAAAACGAGGTGGATATCGTCCGGACTGCCGACACCGTCGCCGTACTCGTCCCGCCGGGTAGCGGTGACGACGTGCAGATGCTCAAAGCCGGCATCCTCGAAATCGGGGACGTGTTCGTGGTCAACAAAGCCGACCTTGATGGAGCCGACCGGACGGTCCAGCAGCTCCGGGAGATGCTACAGGGGCGGAGTGGGCGACCGGACTCCGGGCATCACGGCGCGACCGAGCTCGGCGGCGACCACGGTGACGCGCACGCCGGCGATTCCGATGACGGGGACGACGAGCCGGAGACGTGGGACCCGCCAATCGTGGAGACGGTCGCCAACCGGGGCGAGGGCGTCGAAGACTTCCTCGACGTTTTAGCCGACCACGGGGAATATCTGGACCGGACTGGCCGCCGAGAGGGGCAGGCACGGGAGCGATTCGCCGCCGAGATTCGAACCCTCCTCCGGGAAGACGCCAACGAGCTACTGGTCGACGAACTCGACCGCCGCGGCGGCATCGAACAGTACGTCGACGCCGTCATCGAGCGCCACACCGACCCGTACACTGTCGTCGATGAAGTCCTCACGCCGCTCCGTGAGTGTGTCGACGAGCAGCGTGACGAGAGCTGA
- a CDS encoding polysaccharide deacetylase family protein has product MSNRAVLSIDFELFTQTPAYRSASGTTDRDGVGLDGGRFFREILAEYDATATAFVVSAVAESHPDAVRALADSGLEIASHTHTHQLLSDLDRDGRRGELTQSKDVLERVTGERVAGFRAPAFDITDDHFDLLADIGYTYDSSVVSSRSIPGWYGGEYDIHEPVPASTVHPNAPDTITEFPASVMPGLQLPLTGTWLRFFGPRYTILGMKLLARRGITPMLYVHPWELVDLPAVEGVPTRVYVRTGDWMRRAVERILQQDFEFTTAQAVLEDGETAATQLRRGETA; this is encoded by the coding sequence ATGAGTAATCGCGCAGTGCTGTCGATAGATTTCGAGCTGTTCACCCAGACGCCGGCCTACCGGAGCGCGTCGGGGACGACCGACCGCGACGGCGTCGGCCTCGACGGCGGCCGATTTTTCAGGGAAATACTCGCGGAGTACGACGCCACGGCGACTGCGTTCGTCGTGTCGGCGGTCGCCGAGTCTCATCCCGACGCTGTGCGGGCACTCGCCGATTCGGGACTGGAAATAGCCTCCCACACCCACACGCATCAGTTGCTCTCGGACCTCGACAGGGACGGGCGACGAGGAGAACTGACCCAGTCGAAGGACGTGCTGGAGCGGGTCACCGGCGAACGCGTGGCCGGGTTTCGCGCGCCCGCCTTCGACATCACCGACGACCACTTCGACCTGCTTGCCGATATCGGGTACACGTACGACTCCAGCGTGGTCTCCAGCCGGTCGATTCCGGGGTGGTACGGCGGCGAGTACGACATCCATGAACCGGTTCCGGCGTCAACGGTGCACCCGAACGCGCCGGACACGATTACTGAGTTCCCGGCGAGCGTCATGCCCGGCCTGCAACTGCCCCTCACCGGGACTTGGCTCCGGTTTTTCGGCCCGCGGTACACAATTTTGGGCATGAAATTGCTGGCCCGCCGGGGTATCACGCCGATGCTGTACGTCCACCCGTGGGAACTAGTCGACCTGCCAGCCGTCGAGGGGGTGCCGACGCGGGTGTACGTCAGGACCGGCGACTGGATGCGCCGGGCCGTCGAGCGGATTCTCCAGCAGGACTTCGAGTTCACGACCGCGCAGGCGGTGCTTGAGGACGGCGAAACAGCCGCGACACAGCTACGCAGGGGCGAGACGGCGTGA
- a CDS encoding cobalamin B12-binding domain-containing protein — translation MSVEQEQTERTIRCLVAKVGLDGHDRGAHVIARALRDAGFEVIYSGLHRAPDEVVQAAVQEDVDVVGISILSGAHNTLVPKILDGLKEYDAFDDRLILVGGIVPDDDQDELRGQGVDEIFGPGASMEEMIDYIHENAPER, via the coding sequence ATGAGTGTCGAGCAGGAGCAGACGGAACGGACCATCAGGTGTCTGGTGGCGAAAGTTGGACTCGACGGTCACGACCGGGGCGCACACGTTATCGCACGGGCGCTCCGTGACGCCGGCTTTGAAGTGATTTACTCAGGGCTCCATCGAGCGCCCGACGAAGTCGTGCAGGCCGCCGTGCAGGAGGACGTGGATGTCGTCGGTATCTCCATCCTCTCAGGGGCACACAACACGCTCGTCCCGAAGATCCTCGACGGGCTAAAGGAGTACGACGCGTTCGACGACCGGCTCATCCTCGTCGGTGGTATCGTCCCGGACGACGATCAGGACGAACTCCGCGGACAGGGCGTCGACGAGATATTCGGCCCGGGCGCGTCGATGGAGGAGATGATCGACTACATCCACGAGAACGCACCTGAGCGATGA
- a CDS encoding DUF2237 family protein, whose amino-acid sequence MESERNVLGEELALCSMDPETGFMRDGYCYPLQRDPGRHEICAVMTAEFLEYSKAQGNDLVTPRPELNFPGLDPGDNWCVCVPRWIEAHEAGKAPPVNLEATSEDVLEDVSLETLEEYAADTESDADTNSE is encoded by the coding sequence ATGGAAAGCGAACGCAACGTCCTCGGCGAGGAGCTGGCCCTCTGTTCGATGGACCCGGAAACGGGGTTCATGCGCGACGGCTACTGTTACCCGCTCCAGCGCGACCCGGGGCGGCACGAAATCTGTGCGGTGATGACGGCGGAGTTTCTGGAGTACAGCAAGGCACAGGGTAACGACCTCGTGACGCCGCGGCCGGAGCTGAACTTTCCGGGCCTCGACCCCGGTGACAACTGGTGTGTCTGTGTCCCGCGCTGGATAGAGGCCCACGAGGCAGGCAAAGCGCCGCCGGTGAACCTCGAAGCGACGAGCGAGGACGTACTCGAAGACGTATCACTGGAAACACTGGAAGAATACGCCGCTGACACGGAGTCCGATGCCGACACAAACAGCGAATGA
- a CDS encoding lysylphosphatidylglycerol synthase transmembrane domain-containing protein, with product MTNRVRDLAITVAQYALAVAAVAWLLTQFDVRRAVDLLAGVDIETALAIIAVSTLGISGRVYSWYAVITPLGPVRFRTAAGTTLIVNFVNQLLPSRLSGRLAAPFVLRSQTGMAYSDAAAASALHTSIFALYYGVAATAGLLLAIPLLRIELLVLLALATSLYFAAGLAILLGGLNLSYLDSLIGWLSGLAARVPRIGEGLATRLDGLLEFTDSSTTTFRTLVSEPAVWLRYAVGWTVDLVLAPGVRVGLLLGSFGVAFEPLVALPLYLLVAYTVTLLPLTPGGIGVTEATATAVFVALGIPAAVIIPIIFVDRFLGIYLPSLAGWYPSVRLDLSSLTAE from the coding sequence GTGACGAACCGCGTCCGTGACCTTGCCATCACGGTCGCCCAGTACGCTCTCGCCGTCGCGGCGGTGGCGTGGCTGCTCACGCAGTTCGATGTCAGGAGAGCAGTCGACCTGCTCGCCGGCGTCGACATCGAGACGGCGCTTGCAATCATTGCCGTGAGCACTCTCGGCATCTCTGGCCGGGTGTACTCGTGGTACGCGGTCATCACCCCGCTTGGACCCGTCCGGTTCCGGACCGCCGCTGGGACGACGCTCATCGTGAACTTCGTCAATCAGCTGCTCCCCTCTCGACTCTCCGGGCGGCTGGCCGCACCGTTCGTTCTCCGGAGCCAGACCGGGATGGCCTACAGCGACGCCGCGGCCGCATCGGCACTACACACCAGTATCTTCGCACTCTACTACGGCGTCGCAGCCACAGCAGGTCTGCTTCTCGCTATTCCGCTCCTCCGAATCGAACTCCTCGTGCTGCTGGCGCTCGCGACGAGCCTGTACTTCGCGGCCGGCCTCGCCATCCTACTCGGGGGCCTCAATCTCTCCTATCTGGACAGCCTCATCGGCTGGCTATCCGGGCTTGCAGCCCGGGTTCCACGCATCGGCGAGGGACTCGCGACGCGTCTCGACGGCCTGCTCGAATTTACCGACAGTTCGACCACGACGTTTCGAACGCTCGTGAGCGAGCCGGCAGTGTGGCTCCGCTACGCGGTCGGTTGGACCGTCGACCTCGTCCTCGCACCCGGCGTCCGCGTCGGCCTGTTGCTGGGGAGTTTCGGCGTGGCGTTCGAGCCACTGGTCGCGTTGCCGCTGTATCTCCTCGTTGCGTACACGGTGACGCTCCTCCCGCTGACGCCCGGTGGCATCGGTGTCACCGAGGCGACGGCGACGGCGGTGTTCGTCGCGCTGGGCATCCCGGCTGCGGTCATCATCCCCATCATCTTCGTCGACCGGTTCCTCGGCATCTACCTGCCGTCGCTTGCAGGCTGGTATCCCTCGGTGCGGCTCGACCTCTCATCGTTGACGGCGGAGTAG
- a CDS encoding glycosyltransferase family 39 protein, which translates to MSGWRSLPRRAVEQVRADLREDPYLRYILLVSTVMVGFWFWHRVPNFATRDEYSRLLDAMVTYGAVLEDPSFEGLKAGVEWGRAPFGATLYLYALAILPVVLVAVITGDGGAFTSLAFPGWEFGHYEVWAATPEWIWTWSLVAIRLTNVVAALCAVYLTYRLGVAIEGRNAGRLSAAVLSLTFGFLTISKEAGEDMPALVFVLLALYLLVRYIQTDDGTLFLAASAAGGVAIAFKLTAAPVILLIGVAFLLRAHAVDAPLPETLYRPKLLLSGALLGFVMIVIGFPTALVAGAEPFVDRVFGGSASRMSHTTGPDAPVWWWFLRGYFSALGLPLFAAAAASVVATVATLRERTSAFHGTVLVLTGLTAYIAMFSQWHDFRVHHLLPTFPLIALLVGGRLVQLRERSSSLARPVMAVLLVTTAVYAGVGTAQFASMPRDEATAWLEDNSADGDVVETYRVHIQDTAIPHSMAARHVAGQDSEAEEAMACPRYIQIGYRDLLYLKEDTYYRNGDAQATYLRSLLNEETNYEIVAEFGERPPNFVPQRPTPGSFTDLLRLGVVPHTDQFADEQELAANQYTLILERTGECDSDRHPPF; encoded by the coding sequence ATGAGTGGCTGGCGGTCACTGCCCCGACGTGCTGTCGAACAGGTGCGGGCTGACCTTCGAGAGGACCCGTACCTCCGGTATATTCTGCTTGTATCGACGGTCATGGTCGGATTCTGGTTTTGGCACCGGGTTCCGAACTTCGCGACCCGCGACGAGTACAGCCGCTTGCTAGACGCGATGGTCACCTACGGCGCTGTCCTCGAAGACCCGAGTTTCGAAGGTCTCAAAGCCGGTGTGGAGTGGGGCCGAGCCCCCTTCGGCGCGACGCTGTACCTCTATGCGCTGGCCATCCTTCCCGTCGTCCTCGTCGCCGTCATCACTGGGGACGGAGGCGCGTTCACGTCACTGGCATTTCCGGGCTGGGAGTTCGGCCACTACGAGGTCTGGGCCGCCACGCCAGAGTGGATCTGGACATGGAGCCTCGTCGCTATCCGCCTGACGAACGTCGTCGCCGCACTCTGTGCCGTCTACCTCACGTACCGCCTCGGCGTCGCGATAGAGGGGCGCAACGCCGGCCGGCTCTCGGCCGCCGTGCTCTCGCTGACCTTCGGTTTCCTCACCATCTCGAAGGAGGCCGGCGAGGATATGCCGGCGCTGGTATTCGTTCTCCTCGCGCTGTACTTGCTGGTCCGGTATATTCAGACCGACGACGGGACGCTGTTTCTGGCGGCCAGCGCCGCTGGCGGCGTCGCTATCGCGTTCAAACTGACGGCCGCGCCGGTCATCCTGCTTATCGGCGTCGCATTCCTGCTCCGCGCTCACGCCGTCGATGCACCGCTGCCGGAGACGTTGTACCGGCCGAAACTCCTGCTAAGTGGCGCGTTACTCGGGTTCGTTATGATCGTGATCGGCTTCCCGACCGCGCTCGTGGCGGGCGCGGAACCGTTCGTCGATCGGGTGTTCGGCGGCTCGGCCTCGCGGATGAGCCATACGACGGGGCCCGACGCTCCGGTGTGGTGGTGGTTCCTCCGAGGGTACTTCAGTGCGCTCGGCCTGCCGCTGTTCGCCGCGGCCGCGGCCAGCGTCGTTGCGACCGTTGCCACGCTGCGGGAGCGAACGTCGGCGTTTCACGGCACCGTTCTCGTCCTGACGGGACTGACGGCCTACATCGCGATGTTCTCCCAGTGGCACGACTTCCGCGTGCACCACCTCCTGCCGACGTTCCCGCTCATCGCCTTGCTCGTCGGGGGGCGACTGGTGCAACTCCGCGAGCGCTCGTCGTCTCTTGCCCGGCCGGTAATGGCTGTTCTGTTGGTCACAACGGCGGTCTACGCCGGCGTCGGGACGGCGCAGTTCGCATCCATGCCCCGCGACGAAGCGACGGCGTGGCTGGAAGACAACAGCGCCGACGGTGACGTGGTGGAGACGTATCGCGTCCACATTCAAGACACTGCAATCCCGCACTCGATGGCCGCCCGACACGTCGCCGGACAGGACTCGGAGGCGGAGGAAGCGATGGCGTGCCCGCGATACATCCAGATCGGGTACCGGGACCTCCTGTATCTCAAGGAGGACACCTACTACCGGAACGGCGACGCACAGGCCACCTACCTCCGGAGCCTTCTGAACGAGGAGACCAACTACGAGATCGTCGCCGAGTTCGGGGAGCGGCCGCCGAACTTCGTCCCCCAGCGACCGACCCCCGGCTCGTTCACCGACCTGCTCAGGCTCGGCGTCGTTCCGCATACGGACCAGTTCGCCGACGAGCAGGAACTCGCGGCGAACCAGTACACGCTCATTCTGGAGCGCACCGGCGAGTGCGATTCGGACCGTCACCCGCCGTTCTGA
- a CDS encoding glycosyltransferase family 2 protein, translated as MRTVAVIPAYNESSTIGSVVDGTSRYVDEVVVVDDGSSDDTAAIAREHGAHVVTHVFNTGVGGAVRTGYQYAIRHDYDFVVQVDADGQHDPEKIPTLLDHAEDADMVIGSRYLNESIDDYPLIRRLGITFFTTVVRKLGGIDITDVTSGFRVYRVSALQDILHRSDNHWAVEQTLDAAQRGQRIEEVSVEMPIRDEGESQFSLDTLVLYPLRMTDTVFRVLLFR; from the coding sequence GTGCGAACAGTCGCCGTCATCCCCGCGTACAACGAGTCGAGCACCATCGGATCGGTGGTCGACGGGACGAGCCGCTATGTCGACGAAGTCGTCGTCGTCGATGACGGGTCGTCGGACGATACCGCGGCTATTGCCCGGGAGCACGGCGCACACGTTGTTACACACGTCTTTAACACCGGTGTCGGCGGGGCCGTCAGGACGGGCTACCAGTACGCCATCCGCCACGACTACGACTTCGTCGTGCAGGTCGACGCCGACGGCCAGCACGACCCGGAGAAAATTCCGACGCTGCTCGACCACGCCGAGGACGCGGACATGGTCATCGGCAGTCGCTACCTGAACGAGAGTATCGACGACTACCCGCTCATCAGGCGACTCGGCATCACCTTCTTCACCACCGTCGTGCGCAAACTCGGCGGTATCGATATCACCGACGTGACCAGCGGCTTCCGCGTCTACCGCGTGTCGGCGCTGCAGGACATCCTCCACCGCTCGGACAATCACTGGGCGGTCGAACAGACGCTCGATGCGGCCCAGCGCGGCCAGCGCATCGAAGAGGTATCAGTAGAGATGCCGATCCGGGACGAGGGCGAGTCGCAATTCAGCCTCGACACGCTCGTACTGTACCCGCTACGCATGACTGACACGGTGTTTCGCGTCCTCCTCTTTCGCTAA
- a CDS encoding DUF2304 domain-containing protein, with the protein MVFGFDYSLVNLLSLAVGLAFLANGYIIVKSERESLELFVMSLLLGMGLIVVAIVPNVFELVARLLGLEWKARAILVISNLTLFVAVTYLLNRIGHMYDRLSRLNEELSLLRSELEEHQLQTEDQQDE; encoded by the coding sequence ATGGTCTTTGGATTCGACTACTCGCTGGTGAATCTCCTGTCGCTGGCTGTTGGGCTGGCCTTCCTCGCGAACGGCTACATCATCGTCAAAAGCGAACGCGAATCGCTGGAGTTGTTCGTGATGTCGCTGCTGCTCGGCATGGGGCTCATCGTCGTCGCCATCGTCCCCAACGTGTTCGAACTCGTGGCACGGCTGTTGGGCTTAGAATGGAAGGCCCGGGCCATCCTCGTCATTTCGAACCTGACGCTGTTCGTGGCGGTGACGTACCTGCTCAACCGCATCGGCCACATGTACGACCGGCTGTCGCGGCTGAACGAAGAGCTGAGCCTCCTCCGGAGCGAACTGGAGGAACACCAGCTACAGACCGAGGACCAGCAGGATGAGTAA
- a CDS encoding glycosyltransferase, translating into MDAAVIVPAYNEAESLARCLAPFESQPVELVVVVGGDDGTEQVARDTSFVDTVVRCDEGGAGIARNRGAAAATAPILLFTDADTVVPDDWVRLHLRHYTDDDVVGVGGPARPLEDSLKHRVLFKLLSDYWYRVSWPLGFVQQPGFNCSFRADAFEAAGGFDEDIPFMEDTELSLRMKDYGRIVYDADSCVDTSARREADEGYLSLFAKYVRGYANHYILRREFDADYF; encoded by the coding sequence ATGGACGCCGCAGTCATCGTCCCGGCCTACAACGAGGCGGAGTCGCTGGCCCGCTGTCTGGCTCCCTTCGAGTCACAGCCCGTCGAACTTGTCGTCGTGGTCGGCGGCGACGACGGCACGGAACAGGTGGCCCGCGACACGTCCTTCGTCGACACCGTCGTTCGGTGTGACGAGGGCGGGGCAGGGATTGCAAGGAACCGCGGAGCAGCGGCCGCGACGGCGCCGATTCTCCTGTTTACCGACGCCGACACCGTCGTTCCCGACGACTGGGTTCGCCTGCATCTCAGGCACTACACCGACGACGATGTCGTGGGGGTCGGTGGCCCCGCACGCCCGCTCGAAGACAGTCTCAAACACCGCGTGCTGTTCAAACTACTGTCTGACTACTGGTATCGGGTGTCATGGCCGCTTGGTTTCGTCCAGCAACCGGGCTTCAACTGTAGCTTCCGGGCCGACGCCTTCGAGGCCGCGGGCGGCTTCGACGAGGACATCCCGTTCATGGAGGACACGGAACTCTCCCTGCGGATGAAAGACTACGGCCGAATCGTCTACGACGCCGATTCCTGTGTCGATACGTCTGCCCGCAGAGAGGCCGACGAGGGATATCTATCGCTGTTCGCGAAGTACGTCCGCGGATACGCGAACCACTACATCCTCCGCCGAGAGTTCGATGCTGACTACTTCTGA
- a CDS encoding ribbon-helix-helix domain-containing protein: MSKIKVSLPDQVDSDIQRLVEQGEFLNRDQAVEDLLKRGISAYNTTTEETETLDEEIFDQTASEQQDPAMQDDFL; the protein is encoded by the coding sequence GTGAGCAAGATCAAGGTGTCACTTCCGGACCAGGTCGACTCGGACATCCAGCGACTCGTCGAGCAAGGCGAGTTCCTCAACCGTGATCAGGCCGTCGAAGACCTCCTGAAGCGAGGGATTTCGGCCTACAACACCACGACGGAAGAGACCGAGACGCTTGATGAAGAGATTTTCGACCAGACGGCCTCCGAACAGCAGGACCCAGCGATGCAGGACGACTTCCTCTAA